The following proteins are co-located in the Triticum aestivum cultivar Chinese Spring chromosome 1A, IWGSC CS RefSeq v2.1, whole genome shotgun sequence genome:
- the LOC123069456 gene encoding peroxisomal membrane protein PEX14 isoform X1, which yields MADPPSSSPADEARDPGSSEAAAHGSTTSQDTKEQEEMKGEAAVVTSEPVREELVQSAISFLSHPKVVASSDVQRRSFLENKGLTVDEIEEAFRRLLSPPSNSTNSNMCESQGSPDPETVTPVVPRHPKSYMEVMEMIQRGERPDDIQDINDEPPNPDQPISKPSMAPKPKPWEKQGQQSSGWDLKVLSSDPSELSSGVRTDSTSQATELNNSSGYGDLMLTAEPATGSKAFPSWSPKDWINI from the exons ATGGCGGATCCGCCGTCGTCGTCCCCGGCCGACGAGGCGCGGGATCCAG GTAGCTCAGAAGCTGCTGCTCATGGGAGTACTACTTCGCAAGACACGAAAGAGCAGGAGGAGATGAAAGGAGAAGCGGCTGTTGTGACCTCTGAACCGGTGAGGGAGGAACTGGTCCAGAGTGCCATTAGTTTTCTGAGTCACCCCAAAGTCGTGGCATCTTCCGATGTCCAGAGGCGTTCCTTCCTGGAAAATAAAGGGCTCACCGTGGACGAAATTGAAGAAGCATTTCGTCGTTTACTT AGCCCACCTTCAAACTCTACAAACTCAAATATGTGTGAATCTCAAG GAAGTCCTGATCCTGAAACTGTAACCCCTGTGGTGCCCCGGCACCCAAAATCATATATGGAG GTCATGGAAATGATACAGAGGGGAGAGCGGCCAGATGATATCCAG GATATTAATGATGAGCCACCAAACCCTGATCAGCCAATCTCGAAACCCAGTATGGCACCCAAGCCCAAG CCATGGGAGAAGCAAGGCCAACAAAGTTCCGGTTGGGACCTGAAAGTGCTCTCAAGCGACCCAAGCGAATTGTCGTCAGGAGTTCGAACCGATAGCACCAGCCAGGCCACGGAATTAAACAATAGCTCCGGTTACGGGGATTTGATGCTGACGGCAGAGCCGGCTACAGGCTCCAAAGCCTTTCCATCTTGGAGCCCGAAGGATTGGATAAATATCTAG
- the LOC123069467 gene encoding F-box/FBD/LRR-repeat protein At5g22700, whose translation MGRALLGCHTHSVFPPSPSKRPLRRRSEAGGPCSKKRKSAAEGRGPEATADPPLEAAEGGGAGDRISGLPDGVLGDIVSLLPTREGARTQILSSRWRHLWRSAPLNLDHHELCDKKYQLDSVVSRILATHPGPGRRFCVTVYHLHRDRADAWLRSPALDNLHELELCSSKHTFPYQPVVLQRPSASPTPSASPP comes from the coding sequence ATGGGCCGGGCTCTACTGGGCTGCCATACCCATTCCGTTTTCCCTCCCTCGCCCTCCAAACGGCCCCTCCGGCGACGCTCGGAGGCGGGCGGCCCGTGCTCGAAGAAGAGGAAGTCGGCGGCAGAAGGGCGCGGCCCGGAAGCTACGGCGGATCCGCCGCTGGAAGCAGCGGAAGGGGGCGGGGCCGGCGACCGCATCAGCGGCCTCCCCGACGGCGTCCTCGGGGACATCGTCTCGCTCCTCCCCACAAGGGAAGGCGCGCGCACGCAGATCCTCTCCTCCCGGTGGCGCCACCTCTGGCGCTCCGCTCCGCTCAACCTCGACCATCACGAGCTCTGCGACAAGAAATACCAGCTCGATTCCGTCGTGTCGCGCATCCTCGCCACCCACCCCGGCCCCGGCCGCCGCTTCTGCGTCACCGTCTACCACCTCCACCGCGACCGAGCCGACGCCTGGCTTCGATCCCCTGCCCTCGACAACCTCCACGAGCTTGAGCTCTGCAGCTCCAAACACACCTTCCCGTATCAACCGGTAGTACTGCAGCGGCCTTCCGCTTCTCCGACACCCTCGGCGTCGCCACCATAG
- the LOC123069456 gene encoding peroxisomal membrane protein PEX14 isoform X2: protein MADPPSSSPADEARDPEAAAHGSTTSQDTKEQEEMKGEAAVVTSEPVREELVQSAISFLSHPKVVASSDVQRRSFLENKGLTVDEIEEAFRRLLSPPSNSTNSNMCESQGSPDPETVTPVVPRHPKSYMEVMEMIQRGERPDDIQDINDEPPNPDQPISKPSMAPKPKPWEKQGQQSSGWDLKVLSSDPSELSSGVRTDSTSQATELNNSSGYGDLMLTAEPATGSKAFPSWSPKDWINI from the exons ATGGCGGATCCGCCGTCGTCGTCCCCGGCCGACGAGGCGCGGGATCCAG AAGCTGCTGCTCATGGGAGTACTACTTCGCAAGACACGAAAGAGCAGGAGGAGATGAAAGGAGAAGCGGCTGTTGTGACCTCTGAACCGGTGAGGGAGGAACTGGTCCAGAGTGCCATTAGTTTTCTGAGTCACCCCAAAGTCGTGGCATCTTCCGATGTCCAGAGGCGTTCCTTCCTGGAAAATAAAGGGCTCACCGTGGACGAAATTGAAGAAGCATTTCGTCGTTTACTT AGCCCACCTTCAAACTCTACAAACTCAAATATGTGTGAATCTCAAG GAAGTCCTGATCCTGAAACTGTAACCCCTGTGGTGCCCCGGCACCCAAAATCATATATGGAG GTCATGGAAATGATACAGAGGGGAGAGCGGCCAGATGATATCCAG GATATTAATGATGAGCCACCAAACCCTGATCAGCCAATCTCGAAACCCAGTATGGCACCCAAGCCCAAG CCATGGGAGAAGCAAGGCCAACAAAGTTCCGGTTGGGACCTGAAAGTGCTCTCAAGCGACCCAAGCGAATTGTCGTCAGGAGTTCGAACCGATAGCACCAGCCAGGCCACGGAATTAAACAATAGCTCCGGTTACGGGGATTTGATGCTGACGGCAGAGCCGGCTACAGGCTCCAAAGCCTTTCCATCTTGGAGCCCGAAGGATTGGATAAATATCTAG